In one Pseudomonas tensinigenes genomic region, the following are encoded:
- a CDS encoding Lrp/AsnC family transcriptional regulator gives MHSELDSYDRKILALLQEDASLSSAQIAEQVGLSQSPCWRRIQRMKEEGIIRGQVTLLDRKKIGLNTQIFAEIKLNAHGRSNFTEFTEAIRGFPEVLECYVLMGAVDFLLRIVAADIEAYERFFFEKLSLVPGIQEVNSIVALSEIKSTTSLPV, from the coding sequence ATGCACAGCGAGTTGGACAGCTACGACCGCAAGATTCTCGCCCTGCTGCAAGAGGACGCTTCACTGTCGAGTGCGCAGATCGCCGAGCAGGTCGGCCTGTCGCAATCGCCGTGCTGGCGGCGGATTCAGCGGATGAAGGAGGAGGGGATCATTCGCGGCCAGGTGACTTTGCTCGATCGCAAGAAGATTGGCCTGAATACGCAGATCTTTGCCGAGATCAAACTCAACGCGCACGGGCGTTCGAACTTCACTGAGTTCACCGAAGCGATTCGCGGCTTTCCGGAAGTGCTGGAGTGTTATGTGCTGATGGGCGCGGTGGATTTTTTACTGCGCATTGTTGCGGCGGACATTGAGGCGTATGAGCGGTTCTTCTTCGAGAAGCTGTCGCTGGTGCCGGGGATTCAGGAGGTGAATTCGATTGTGGCGCTGTCGGAGATCAAGTCCACCACCAGCCTGCCGGTTTGA